One Triticum dicoccoides isolate Atlit2015 ecotype Zavitan chromosome 5B, WEW_v2.0, whole genome shotgun sequence genomic window carries:
- the LOC119310513 gene encoding uncharacterized protein LOC119310513: protein MAVESSTLPEELFEEILLRLPPDDPACLFRASLVCKAWGYAVSRPGFHRRLHELHQSPPVIGFLHDSDEERIPDFIPTTASSFSLAASDRRLSRALDYRHRRALFLSDSEGQDTQELLMWEPVTSAQQHIPMPVAYNDIYANVVHTTAAVFCGVDGCDHRDCLGGHFRVLFVLSVEDEDSDDDEDAMWACVFSSETGTWGELTSLHHRWHMCFTFFSSVLVEWSQLYFMADDGFILEYNLARHNLTVFNPPNYLWNYGDDRYNIMLAEDGGLGVNEVMGSHLRLWAREVSDSTNARWVLSRVIYMVNLLPIGALVDAETRVQVLGFAEGANVILVTTVARLFTIELQSERTRKVCDDHGFANLIPIVSFYTPVTRGEHKDRSSKPSEAAGPRGALGEEKIVDQARQFINSGSNVTKDEDFVNSFECVSHAITNRAPPYEEVASECTSMVYGHGCDLPYEAQELTGPWGDDVPKSA from the exons ATGGCAGTAGAGTCGTCGACGCTCCCGGAAGAGCTCTTCGAAGAGATCCTCCTCCGCCTTCCACCCGATGACCCAGCCTGCCTCTTCCGCGCCTCCCTCGTCTGTAAAGCCTGGGGCTACGCCGTTTCTCGCCCCGGCTTTCATCGTCGCCTCCATGAGCTCCACCAGTCACCTCCCGTGATTGGCTTCCTTCACGACTCAGACGAGGAGCGCATCCCCGACTTCATCCCCACCACCGCATCGTCCTTCTCCCTCGCTGCTTCGGATCGTCGGTTGTCCAGGGCCCTCGACTACCGCCACAGACGCGCCCTCTTCCTCTCCGACTCCGAGGGACAGGATACTCAAGAGCTTCTCATGTGGGAACCAGTCACGAGTGCCCAACAACATATACCAATGCCCGTGGCTTACAATGACATATATGCGAATGTGGTGCACACGACCGCAGCCGTATTCTGCGGAGTGGATGGGTGCGACCACCGCGACTGCTTAGGGGGGCATTTTCGGGTGTTGTTTGTCCTCTCTGTTGAAGATGAAGAcagtgacgatgatgaagatgccaTGTGGGCCTGTGTATTCTCGTCGGAGACAGGCACCTGGGGTGAGCTAACCTCTTTGCACCACCGCTGGCACATGTGCTTTACATTTTTTTCTAGCGTGCTCGTTGAGTGGTCTCAGCTTTACTTCATGGCTGATGATGGGTTCATCCTAGAGTATAATTTGGCACGGCACAACTTGACTGTGTTTAACCCACCAAACTATTTGTGGAACTATGGCGACGACCGATATAACATTATGCTGGCAGAGGATGGTGGACTGGGTGTTAACGAAGTCATGGGTTCACATCTGAGATTGTGGGCTAGGGAGGTGAGTGATAGCACTAATGCACGATGGGTGTTGAGCCGAGTCATCTACATGGTCAATTTGCTCCCAATTGGTGCTCTTGTGGATGCAGAGACTAGAGTTCAAGTTCTGGGCTTTGCCGAGGGAGCAAATGTCATTTTGGTGACCACAGTAGCTAGACTCTTCACGATTGAACTACAATCAGAGCGGACCAGAAAGGTATGTGATGACCATGGCTTTGCTAATTTGATTCCCATTGTGAGCTTCTACACTCCTGTGACTCGAGGTGAGCACAAGGATCGATCATCGAAGCCTAGTGAGGCTGCAGGTCCTCGGGGTGCGTTAGGGGAGGAGAAAATAGTAGATCAGGCACGACAATTTATCAACAGTGGGTCCAATGTTACTAAGGATGAGGACTTTGTAAACTCCTTCGAATGTGTCAGCCATGCCATAACGAACAG GGCTCCACCATATGAAGAAGTTGCTTCAGAATGTACCAGCATGGTCTATGGACATGGATGCGACTTGCCATATGAAGCTCAAGAGCTGACTGGTCCTTGGGGTGACGATGTTCCCAAGAGTGCGTGA